A stretch of the Fusobacterium varium genome encodes the following:
- a CDS encoding putative aconitase, which translates to MKEIILKGRPAFPGKASGEAIVCPDSIQGWAGVDDKTGIIIEDSNIEKGKCIDKKILILPYGKGSTGWSGHFHSAAVSGFKPSGWLFSKIDSRSGVASAVLSIPTIADFPDDIDLFSLIKTGDFIEMDGDTGEVKIIKRDE; encoded by the coding sequence ATGAAAGAAATTATTCTAAAGGGTAGACCTGCATTTCCTGGAAAAGCTTCTGGAGAAGCAATAGTATGTCCTGACAGTATTCAAGGTTGGGCAGGAGTTGATGATAAAACTGGAATAATAATAGAAGATTCAAATATTGAAAAAGGAAAATGTATTGATAAAAAAATATTAATATTACCATATGGAAAAGGATCTACTGGATGGTCTGGACATTTTCACTCTGCTGCGGTTTCTGGTTTTAAACCTTCGGGCTGGCTGTTTTCTAAAATAGATTCAAGATCAGGAGTAGCTTCAGCTGTTTTATCAATTCCTACTATTGCCGATTTTCCTGATGACATAGATTTATTTTCTTTAATAAAAACTGGTGATTTTATAGAAATGGATGGAGATACTGGAGAAGTTAAAATCATAAAAAGAGATGAATAA